In a genomic window of Callospermophilus lateralis isolate mCalLat2 chromosome 12, mCalLat2.hap1, whole genome shotgun sequence:
- the LOC143642373 gene encoding transmembrane protein 255B-like isoform X1, translated as MPSPPVPRPLALLDTTEGFARRKRTSLWSVGSLFLVSALILTIGLAATTRTENVTVGGYYPGIILGFGSFLGILGVNLVENRRQMLVAAIVFISFGVVAAFCCAVVDGVFAAQYIVSTVPTQGDNDSKTGHHNDSHRREQNPLSLGDIIERSGLWWAILQQDTMRQMGRVQWERSGCRGTH; from the exons AAGGGTTTGCCAGAAGGAAGAGGACCTCCCTGTGGTCTGTGGGGTCTCTGTTCCTGGTGTCTGCCCTCATACTGACCATCGGCCTTGCTGCCACCACCAGGACGGAGAACGTGACTGTGGGAGGCTACTACCCAGGCATCATC CTGGGCTTTGGCTCTTTCCTGGGAATCCTTGGTGTCAACCTGGTGGAGAACAGAAGACAGATG CTGGTAGCGGCCATTGTGTTCATCAGCTTTGGCGTGGTCGCAGCCTTCTGCTGTGCGGTCGTCGACGGCGTGTTTGCTGCACAGTACATTGTGAGTACAGTTCCCACCCAGGGTGACAATGACTCCAAAACTGGGCACCACAATGACAGTCACAGGAGGGAACAGAATCCACTCTCCTTGGGGGACATAATTGAACGAAGTGGGCTGTGGTGGGCTATCCTCCAGCAGGACACCATGAGACAGATGGGAAGGGTacagtgggagaggagtggctgcagggggacacattga
- the LOC143642373 gene encoding transmembrane protein 255B-like isoform X2: MPSPPVPRPLALLDTTGFARRKRTSLWSVGSLFLVSALILTIGLAATTRTENVTVGGYYPGIILGFGSFLGILGVNLVENRRQMLVAAIVFISFGVVAAFCCAVVDGVFAAQYIVSTVPTQGDNDSKTGHHNDSHRREQNPLSLGDIIERSGLWWAILQQDTMRQMGRVQWERSGCRGTH; encoded by the exons GGTTTGCCAGAAGGAAGAGGACCTCCCTGTGGTCTGTGGGGTCTCTGTTCCTGGTGTCTGCCCTCATACTGACCATCGGCCTTGCTGCCACCACCAGGACGGAGAACGTGACTGTGGGAGGCTACTACCCAGGCATCATC CTGGGCTTTGGCTCTTTCCTGGGAATCCTTGGTGTCAACCTGGTGGAGAACAGAAGACAGATG CTGGTAGCGGCCATTGTGTTCATCAGCTTTGGCGTGGTCGCAGCCTTCTGCTGTGCGGTCGTCGACGGCGTGTTTGCTGCACAGTACATTGTGAGTACAGTTCCCACCCAGGGTGACAATGACTCCAAAACTGGGCACCACAATGACAGTCACAGGAGGGAACAGAATCCACTCTCCTTGGGGGACATAATTGAACGAAGTGGGCTGTGGTGGGCTATCCTCCAGCAGGACACCATGAGACAGATGGGAAGGGTacagtgggagaggagtggctgcagggggacacattga